The proteins below are encoded in one region of Oncorhynchus kisutch isolate 150728-3 linkage group LG14, Okis_V2, whole genome shotgun sequence:
- the brms1la gene encoding breast cancer metastasis-suppressor 1-like protein-A has translation MPVHSREKKESNHEEMEVDYPEQDGSSSDEDDTESSSVSEDGDSSEMDDEDCERRRVECLDEMTNLEKQFGDLKDQLYKERLSQVDAKLQEVIAGKASEYLDPLANLQENMQIRTKVAGIYRELCIESVKNKYDCEIQAAFQHWESEKLLLFDTVQSELVEKIRRLEEDRHSIDITSELWKDELQSRKNKRKDPFSPDKKKKPVVVSGPYIVYMLQDLDILEDWTAVRKAVATLGPHRGKTDVSTNKNEKYQHNARSEEGKLSYDGEWYCRGQMICIDKKDEFPTRAIITTINHDEVWFKRLDGSKSKLYVSQLQKGKYTIKHS, from the exons ATGCCGGTACATTCTCgagaaaagaaagaaagtaaCCACGAGGAGATGGAAGTCGACTATCCCGAACAAGATGGGAGCAGTTCAGACGAGGATGACACTGAGAGCTCGTCCGTGTCAGAGGATGGGGACAGCTCGG AGATGGATGATGAGGACTGTGAAAGGAGAAGGGTGGAGTGCCTTGATGAAATGACAAATCTGGAGAAACAATTTGGAGACCTGAAAGACCA GTTGTACAAGGAGAGGTTGAGTCAGGTGGATGCCAAACTCCAGGAGGTGATTGCAGGCAAGGCTTCGGAGTACCTGGACCCCCTGGCAAATCTGCAGGAGAACATGCAGATCAGAACAAAGGTTGCTG GGATCTACCGGGAGCTCTGTATAGAGTCTGTAAAAAACAAGTACGACTGTGAAATCCAAGCAGCTTTCCAGCACTGGGAG AGTGAGAAGTTGCTATTGTTTGATACAGTGCAGAGTGAACTTGTGGAAAAGATCAGGCGACTGGAGGAGGACAGGCACAGTATAGACATAACCTCAG AGCTCTGGAAAGATGAGCTGCAGTCAAGGAAGAACAAGAGGAAAGATCCATTTAGTCCAGACAAAAAGAAGAAGCCAGTTGTTGTGTCAG GACCATATATTGTCTACATGTTACAAGACTTGGATATACTGGAGGATTGGACAGCAGTCAGAAAG GCTGTGGCTACTTTGGGACCTCACAGAGGTAAAACTGATG TCTCCACCAATAAGAATGAAAAGTATCAGCATAATGCTCGATCAGAAGAGGGAAAGTTGAGTTATGACGGAGAATGGTACTGCCGTGGACAGATGATATGCATCGACAAGAAAGATGAATTTCCCACAAG AGCCATAATTACCACAATCAACCACGATGAGGTTTGGTTCAAACGACTAGACGGCAGTAAATCCAAGCTGTACGTCTCTCAGCTCCAGAAAGGCAAATACACTATTAAACACTCCTAA